In Phragmites australis chromosome 17, lpPhrAust1.1, whole genome shotgun sequence, the following are encoded in one genomic region:
- the LOC133897374 gene encoding small ribosomal subunit protein bTHXm has protein sequence MAMRLAAAAFVRRMTPARPPVPVPLAAASAEAEAVTCGRGDKKTKRGKRFKGSYGNARPKREKKIERIKDRVEVPRSTPWPLPFKLI, from the coding sequence ATGGCGATGcggttggcggcggcggcatttGTGCGGCGGATGACACCGGCGCGCCCTCCCGTCCCCGTCCCGTTGGCGGCCGCttcggcggaggcggaggcggtgaCGTGCGGGCGCGGGGACAAGAAGACCAAGCGGGGGAAGCGGTTCAAGGGCTCCTACGGCAACGCGCGGCCGAAGCGGGAGAAGAAGATCGAGCGCATCAAGGACCGCGTCGAGGTGCCCCGTTCCACACCCTGGCCCCTCCCTTTCAAGCTTATCTGA